Sequence from the uncultured Flavobacterium sp. genome:
CTGCAGAAATGTTGTTTTACTTTCCAGATTATAGAATTGTCGAACCTCTAATTAAATTAATTGAATTTTCAGGCAATAATGTTGACAGATGGACAAAACGAACCGCCATGTTTGCATTGTCACACATAACTAAAGAAGAATTGGTCAAAATACCTTTAGACAAAATTTCAAATTTTGAAGTGGTGTCTATCATTAAAAATTTTGAAAAATATTTTGAACGAATACACGCTGAATATAAAAACAATTAACAATTACGCTGTCTAACAGTCGTTTGGCAAGATTGCGTGTTTTTTTGTAAATTCACCTTCACGTTTCGCAAGAAATTTTTTATCTAACAAAAAACATGAAGAAAGAATTTCCAATTATAAAAACCGAAAGACTTTTACTGCGACAATTTGCAGATAGTGATCTTGAAAATGTTTTCAAAGGACTTTCACATCCACAAGTTATTAAGTATTATGGAGTGAGTTTTCAAACATTGGAAGCAACTAAAGAGCAAATGATTTTTTTTGCTGACCTTGAAAAAAACGATACAGGAATTTGGTTTGTTATTTGCTCGGCTGACAACAGAACATTCTACGGAGCGGGCGGATTAAATAATTTAAATAAAGAACATAAAAAAGCAGAAATCGGTTTTTGGTTAATTCCAAATTTTTGGGGACATGGAATTATAAAAGAAGCAATACTGTTAATTTGTAATTATGGCTTTAACGATTTAGAACTTAACAGAATTGAAGGATTTGTTGAGTCGGAAAATAAGAATTGTAAAAGCGTAATGGCTAAACTTGACTTTCAATACGAAAGAACTATGAAAGACTGTGAAATTAAAAATGGCAAATTTATAAGTCTTGATATTTATGCTAAACTAAAAGGTAATTTAATAAAAACTGAGTAAGAAATCTAGTAAAAAAAGAAAGCTCCAGATTCCTCTGAAGATTTGTCTTAGTAGCGGGAAATATTTAATTATCTAAATAGTTTATGGATGATTTTTATAAAATTGTCTGTTGATAATGTAGTTATATTTTAGATTTACTTTGTATGTCATGGTAAATAGAGTTTAAATTATACTACTTGCGAAAGTAATAACATTTGGAATATTGTCATATATGCCTCTTGCAACTAAAGATGTGGATACTTTTGATATCCAAGATAATATTTTTGCATTTCTGCTTTCAGAACCTTTTGGATTTTCATTATCTATTGTTTCCAATTCTTGTATGTCTTGTGATTCTACACCGTAAGACTGTAATTTTTCTTTTTGTTCTTTGGAAATATTAAAGGAAATATTCCCTTGAGTTATATTACTACCGGAAACTAAATTTAGAGGGTTGTTATTTCCATAAATATTATTAGTAATTATGTTTTTTACTTTTTTTTCATTTTCATCATTCATAATATATGTTTTATCTATTTCTGGAAATTGATTTTCTAATTCTTGTAATGTATCTAATAATTTTTGTTTTGTTAATTCCACAATATTCTGATATTGAGATTTACCCACTGTCCGCCAACCATTTCTAATAACTCCACGTTGTTTCTTTACATTTTCATACATATTTCCTAAGATTTCAACCATTGAAGAAGGTAAATTAATTGTTCCTAAACTACTTTCAAAATCGCATAGATTTTTTTCTATAATCGATATTGATTCATACACTTTGTGGAAATTGATATTGTCACGAATTTTTTTATCAAAACTATCAGGAACTATTACTGAAAAAACATAGTTTTGTCCATTAGGAAATTCAGCACGTAACTTAATTTCAGCCCAAATTTCCCTATAATTGGGTAAATTTTTTTCATCATAGTCATAGCCGTTTAATTCTTTATGTAACCAATTTTTAAAATCTTCATTCTTAATTTGATTTGCAATTAGTTTTGCCCTTGTTAAGGCTTGCCCAATTGTTATTTTATCATATGCAATGTCAATTATAAGCTCTTTAATCATTTTTTTTGATAAATTTAGATTTCAAGTTATTTGATGCAATCCTCTTTTGTAATTATCACTAGTAAATATATAAATTTAGTTGAGTTTTTTTATTTTATAAATATATGTATTTTTCCCTACAAAATAGATGAATAGCCCAGATTTCAATTTCTACCTGTAAAGTTAATAAAGACAAATAAGTTTCAGAATATATGAAATTCTTGTCTTCCTGTAAGGCATTTTAAATTTTTACGATTTAAAAAAAAACTTTATAAAGTAATGGCTAATCATGATTAAAATAAGTTAGATTTGATTCCATTATATTTTAATAAAAACCCTTTTTTGGGTAAAATTTTAAACTTAAATAAATTAGATATGCTCGCAAATGACGCAAGAAAAACAGCAGATGATATTAATAGCTATTCAAAAGATGAAGATTATCTAGAGGATAGAGTTCTAGATGGTATATTTATGGACATTCTAGAGCAATCTTCAAAAGGTAAATATTCATTTGATTACGATAAAACTGTAGAGCTAACCTCTAAAGACTTAAGGTATTGTAGGGGAAAATTGGAAGAGTTAGATTATTTAGTATCTGTAGATTACGATCATGGAGTAATAACAATAAGTTGGTAGTTTTTAAGCAATCATGTATAAGTCTTTACGTGTGAAATTGACGCATCTCAATTTCGCGAAGAGTTCTTATGAAAAGCTGTGTAAATGTCTCCTGCCTCCTTACCCGCGATCTGAATCAAGTACATATTGTTTTATAGATTTAGTATAAACAAAAAAAGCTCCAGATTTCTCTGAAGCTTTTTTTCTCTGTAGCGGGAACAGGACTCGAACCTGTGACCTTCGGGTTATGAGCCCGACGAGCTGCCTACTGCTCTATCCCGCGATGTTTCGGGTGCAAAGATACGCCGTTTTTTGAGAAATCCAACGAAAAGATTAAAAAATGTTTTATTTTCTGTATTGAGTTGATATGACTACCTTTGCAAAATAAATAATATGCAAATGTCACATAAAGCAGGTTTTGTAAACATCATCGGGAATCCAAACGTTGGAAAATCAACATTAATGAACGCCTTTGTTGGAGAAAGATTATCGATTATTACATCAAAAGCACAAACAACTCGTCACCGTATTCTTGGAATCGTGAATGGCGAAGATTTTCAACTTATATTATCGGATACTCCAGGAATCATCAAACCGGCTTATGAAATGCAGGAATCGATGATGAACTTTGTAAAATCGGCTTTTGAAGATGCTGATATTCTGGTTTATATGGTCGAAATAGGAGAGCAGGACTTAAAAGATGAAGCTTTCTTTAATAAAATTATCCACGCTAAAATTCCGGTTTTATTACTGTTGAATAAAATCGACAATTCAAATCAGGAACAATTAGAGGAACAAGTTGCATTCTGGACTGCAAAAGTGCCAAATGCTGAAATTTTCCCAATCTCGGCTTTACAGAATTTTAATGTACCGGAAGTTTTTGGACGAATCATTGAATTACTTCCAGAATCTCCCGCATATTATCCAAAAGATCAATTAACAGACAAACCGGAACGTTTTTTCGTAAACGAAACCATTCGTGAGAAAATCTTGTTGAATTACAGCAAAGAGATTCCGTATGCAGTTGAAATCGTTACCGAAGAGTTTTTTGAAGACGAAGCTATTATCAGAATCCGTTCGATTATTATGGTAGAACGCGAAACTCAAAAAGGAATCATTATTGGTCATAAAGGTGCCGCTTTGAAAAAAGTAGGAACTGAAGCTCGTGCTGATCTGGAGAAATTCTTCGGAAAGCAAATACATATTGAACTTGTTGTTAAGGTGAATAAAAACTGGAGAAGCAATGCCAATATGTTGAAACGTTTCGGTTATAATCAATAATAAGGTTTAATCGGTTAATTGTTTAATCGTTGATTTGTTTGAAATATGAAATTGGAATGATTAAGTTGTTTCAGGTTTCATGTTTGAAATGCGAAATAGGAACGGTTAATTTATTTCAAGTTTTGAAATGTGAAATATTTAGTATAAAACTGAAAGTTGATACTGAAAACTGAAACCCTAGCCCTGATAGAAGAGGAAATCCTTTTTCTGGCTTCTTTAGCCAGGAAAAGATTGTAACGAATAGCAGGAAATAGCTCCCGAAAAATAGTCTGAAATAACAGGAAAAATAATAAAAAACTTAGGTACTTAGAAACTTAGCGACTTAGTCACTTTTTTAACTACCTTTGCAAAAAATTAAAATAAAGCATTTTGGATTACAAGTGGTTAGGTTTTTAGGGAACTAAAAATTTGAAATTTGGAATCTGGAATCTAAAATTCAAAAAAATGAATAACATTGTTGCGATAGTAGGAAGACCTAATGTGGGGAAATCAACCCTTTTTAATAGGCTGATACAAAGAAGAGAAGCTATTGTAGATTCGGTTTCTGGAGTTACCAGAGATAGAAACTACGGTAAAAGCGAGTGGAACGGAAAAGAGTTTTCTGTGATTGATACCGGCGGATATGTTCGTGGATCTGATGACGTATTTGAAGGTGAAATCCGTAAACAAGTGGAGCTTGCTATTGATGAAGCAGATGTTATTATTTTTGTTGTTGATGTTGAAGAAGGTATCACACCAATGGATGATGTTGTTGCGCGCTTATTGCGTAAGGTGACAAAACCAGTTTTATTGGCTGTTAATAAAGTAGATAACGCAATGCGTGAAAAAGATGCTTTGGAGTTTTATAATCTTGGTTTAGG
This genomic interval carries:
- a CDS encoding GNAT family N-acetyltransferase, whose protein sequence is MKKEFPIIKTERLLLRQFADSDLENVFKGLSHPQVIKYYGVSFQTLEATKEQMIFFADLEKNDTGIWFVICSADNRTFYGAGGLNNLNKEHKKAEIGFWLIPNFWGHGIIKEAILLICNYGFNDLELNRIEGFVESENKNCKSVMAKLDFQYERTMKDCEIKNGKFISLDIYAKLKGNLIKTE
- the era gene encoding GTPase Era translates to MSHKAGFVNIIGNPNVGKSTLMNAFVGERLSIITSKAQTTRHRILGIVNGEDFQLILSDTPGIIKPAYEMQESMMNFVKSAFEDADILVYMVEIGEQDLKDEAFFNKIIHAKIPVLLLLNKIDNSNQEQLEEQVAFWTAKVPNAEIFPISALQNFNVPEVFGRIIELLPESPAYYPKDQLTDKPERFFVNETIREKILLNYSKEIPYAVEIVTEEFFEDEAIIRIRSIIMVERETQKGIIIGHKGAALKKVGTEARADLEKFFGKQIHIELVVKVNKNWRSNANMLKRFGYNQ